From a single Lewinella sp. LCG006 genomic region:
- a CDS encoding 30S ribosomal protein S16: MPVKIRLQRKGRKKRPFYHIVVADARSPRDGRFISKLGTYNPMTKPATIDINRDEAYEWLMKGAQPTDTVRAILRFKGVLYRKHLMRGVLKGALTQEEADTKWQAWIDAKEDKVAARRDAALAEIENFHAKLLGEAPVIVEAAPVVEEAPVAEETAPEAEAPAEEAPVAEAAAEEAPAAEEEEKQDEA; encoded by the coding sequence ATGCCAGTTAAAATTCGCTTACAGCGTAAGGGTCGTAAAAAGCGCCCTTTCTACCACATCGTAGTTGCCGACGCACGTTCACCACGTGATGGCCGTTTTATCTCTAAGTTGGGTACTTACAACCCTATGACTAAGCCTGCTACCATTGATATCAATCGTGATGAGGCTTATGAGTGGTTGATGAAAGGTGCACAACCTACCGATACCGTTCGCGCTATCCTTCGTTTCAAAGGTGTATTGTACCGCAAGCACTTGATGCGTGGTGTACTTAAGGGTGCACTTACCCAAGAAGAAGCTGATACAAAATGGCAAGCTTGGATTGATGCAAAAGAAGACAAAGTGGCTGCTCGCCGCGATGCTGCACTTGCTGAGATCGAAAACTTCCACGCTAAATTGCTAGGAGAAGCACCAGTAATTGTTGAAGCGGCTCCTGTAGTTGAAGAAGCTCCTGTTGCGGAAGAAACTGCTCCTGAAGCAGAGGCTCCTGCTGAAGAAGCACCAGTAGCAGAAGCTGCTGCGGAAGAGGCTCCAGCTGCGGAAGAAGAAGAAAAGCAAGACGAGGCTTAA